The following proteins are co-located in the Hydrogenophaga sp. RAC07 genome:
- a CDS encoding TRAP transporter substrate-binding protein, with translation MSLIRRQFLTRAAVAGSVLGAPVIANAQSARFNWKMTSAYGKGSPFYMDGPGSATDLAKRIREMSDGRLNIQVFGAGELIPAFEGFDAVRAGTVEMNHANAYFWTGKTAAAQYFTAVPFGMNFQGMNGWLYDGGGIDLWNEVYAPFGMVAMPCGNTGVQMTGWFKKEIKTVADLKGLKMRIPGLAGKVYANLGVDVKVLPGGEIFPALERGVIDAAEFVGPFQDRRLGLHKAAKNYYTTGWHESSTVSELLINKAAWDKLPKDLQAIVSNASAACNVISEGWCQKANSEAMEDLIKNQGVTARPLPDDVIKALKVETDKVLADGLKDPLTKKVHDSYFAFKAKYDRWSEISEEAYHLKVRG, from the coding sequence ATGTCCCTGATCCGCCGCCAGTTCCTCACCCGCGCCGCCGTTGCCGGCAGCGTGCTCGGTGCTCCCGTCATCGCCAACGCCCAGTCGGCCCGATTCAACTGGAAGATGACCAGTGCCTACGGCAAGGGCTCGCCCTTCTACATGGACGGACCGGGCAGCGCGACCGATCTCGCCAAGCGCATCCGCGAAATGTCGGATGGCCGCCTGAACATCCAGGTCTTCGGCGCCGGTGAACTGATCCCGGCGTTCGAGGGCTTCGACGCGGTGCGCGCCGGCACGGTGGAGATGAACCACGCCAACGCCTACTTCTGGACCGGCAAGACCGCCGCCGCGCAGTACTTCACCGCCGTGCCCTTCGGCATGAACTTCCAGGGCATGAACGGCTGGCTCTACGACGGCGGCGGCATCGACCTCTGGAACGAGGTCTACGCACCCTTCGGCATGGTGGCCATGCCCTGCGGCAACACCGGCGTGCAGATGACGGGCTGGTTCAAGAAAGAGATCAAGACCGTGGCCGACCTCAAGGGTCTCAAGATGCGCATTCCCGGCCTGGCCGGCAAGGTCTACGCCAACCTGGGCGTGGACGTGAAGGTGCTGCCGGGCGGCGAGATCTTCCCCGCGCTGGAGCGCGGCGTGATCGACGCGGCCGAGTTCGTGGGCCCCTTCCAGGACCGCCGCCTGGGTCTGCACAAGGCCGCCAAGAACTACTACACCACCGGCTGGCACGAGTCGTCCACCGTGTCCGAACTGCTGATCAACAAGGCCGCCTGGGACAAGCTGCCGAAAGACCTGCAGGCGATCGTGAGCAACGCCTCGGCCGCGTGCAACGTGATCAGCGAGGGCTGGTGCCAGAAGGCGAACTCCGAAGCCATGGAAGACCTGATCAAGAACCAGGGCGTGACCGCGCGGCCGCTGCCCGACGACGTCATCAAGGCGCTGAAGGTGGAGACCGACAAGGTGCTGGCCGACGGCCTCAAGGACCCGTTGACGAAGAAGGTGCACGACTCCTACTTCGCCTTCAAGGCCAAGTACGACCGCTGGAGCGAGATCAGCGAAGAGGCTTACCACCTCAAGGTTCGCGGCTAA
- a CDS encoding TRAP transporter small permease subunit, translating to MLKALRPLAALIEGFIDRIGGLTAWIALVMIGLVATNVVLRYSFSFGSVWAQELEWHLLAALILLGMSHALQRGENVRVDLFYARYSPTTKRVVDVVSALLLIAVSLGFIWLSLGYVEQSRSISEASADPGGIPLRWLVKALIPLGYGLLVLQQFAQLLRLLDAPLTDKESAHV from the coding sequence ATGCTCAAGGCATTGCGGCCCCTGGCCGCTCTCATCGAGGGTTTCATCGACCGCATCGGCGGGCTCACCGCCTGGATCGCGCTGGTCATGATCGGCCTGGTCGCCACCAACGTGGTCCTGCGCTACAGCTTCAGCTTTGGCTCGGTCTGGGCGCAGGAACTCGAATGGCACCTGCTGGCCGCCCTCATCCTCCTGGGCATGAGCCACGCGCTGCAGCGCGGTGAAAACGTGCGCGTGGACCTGTTCTACGCGCGCTACTCGCCCACCACCAAACGCGTGGTCGATGTGGTCTCCGCGCTGCTGCTCATCGCAGTGAGCCTGGGCTTCATCTGGTTGTCGCTGGGTTATGTGGAGCAGTCGCGCTCGATCAGCGAAGCCTCGGCCGACCCGGGTGGCATTCCACTGCGCTGGCTGGTCAAGGCCTTGATCCCGCTGGGCTATGGCCTGCTGGTGCTGCAACAGTTCGCCCAGCTGCTGCGCCTGCTCGACGCACCCTTGACCGACAAGGAGTCGGCCCATGTTTGA
- a CDS encoding TRAP transporter large permease, whose amino-acid sequence MFEMSTYAIFMLVGFFVMLMIGIPVAISLAVSGFVFGWLGFGESLFNLLPARFYGIVSGYQWMAIPLFVFMGVMLEKSRLADDLLDVMGHIAGGLKGGMAIGIVLFGVLMGATTGIVGATIITLGLLTLPTLIRRGYDKSVACGVICASGTLGQIIPPSLILILLSDIMQLSVGTLFAAAVGPGMLLAAVYIVYLVIMGWLKPETMPPIPIAERDAVSRRQLWVRFFKVLVPPVMLVVAVLGSIVGGIAAPTEAASMGAVGAVIITALSGRFTWATLKATALDTSKITAIMMFILMTAQVFALSFRGLHGEDLIAGMFEALPGGTNTAIWFMMLIIFVLGFFVEWIEISYIAVPLFLPILLNLGVDPVWLAMLITVNLQSSFLTPPFGWALFYLKGVAPPEVNIKDIYKGVVPFIGLQFLTLVLLFLYPQIALWLPKAIGW is encoded by the coding sequence ATGTTTGAGATGTCGACCTACGCCATCTTCATGCTGGTCGGCTTTTTCGTGATGCTGATGATCGGCATCCCGGTGGCCATCAGCCTGGCCGTCAGCGGCTTCGTGTTCGGCTGGCTGGGCTTTGGCGAGTCGCTGTTCAACCTGCTGCCCGCGCGCTTCTACGGCATCGTCAGCGGCTACCAGTGGATGGCCATCCCGCTCTTCGTGTTCATGGGCGTGATGCTGGAGAAATCGCGCCTGGCCGACGACTTGCTCGACGTCATGGGCCACATCGCCGGCGGCCTCAAGGGCGGCATGGCGATCGGCATCGTGCTGTTCGGTGTGCTCATGGGTGCGACCACCGGCATCGTGGGTGCGACCATCATCACGCTGGGTTTGCTGACCTTGCCCACCTTGATACGGCGCGGTTACGACAAGAGCGTGGCCTGCGGTGTGATCTGCGCCTCGGGCACGCTGGGCCAGATCATCCCGCCCAGCCTGATCCTCATCTTGCTCTCGGACATCATGCAGCTCTCGGTCGGCACGCTGTTCGCGGCCGCCGTGGGCCCGGGCATGCTGCTTGCCGCCGTCTACATCGTCTACCTCGTGATCATGGGCTGGCTCAAGCCGGAGACCATGCCGCCGATCCCGATCGCCGAGCGCGACGCGGTGTCGCGCCGCCAGCTCTGGGTGCGCTTCTTCAAGGTGCTGGTGCCACCGGTGATGCTGGTGGTGGCGGTGCTGGGCTCCATCGTGGGCGGCATCGCTGCCCCCACCGAAGCGGCCAGCATGGGCGCCGTGGGCGCGGTGATCATCACGGCGCTCTCGGGCCGCTTCACCTGGGCCACGCTCAAGGCCACCGCGCTGGACACCAGCAAGATCACCGCCATCATGATGTTCATCCTCATGACGGCGCAGGTGTTCGCGCTCTCGTTCCGCGGCCTGCACGGCGAGGACCTGATCGCCGGCATGTTCGAGGCCCTGCCGGGCGGCACCAATACCGCCATCTGGTTCATGATGCTCATCATCTTTGTGCTGGGCTTCTTTGTGGAGTGGATCGAGATCAGCTACATCGCCGTGCCGCTGTTCCTGCCGATCCTGCTGAACCTGGGCGTGGACCCGGTCTGGCTGGCCATGCTGATCACGGTGAACCTGCAGTCCAGCTTCCTCACGCCGCCGTTCGGCTGGGCGCTGTTCTACCTGAAGGGTGTGGCCCCTCCCGAGGTGAACATCAAGGACATTTATAAAGGTGTGGTCCCCTTCATCGGCCTGCAGTTCCTCACGTTGGTGTTGCTCTTCCTGTACCCGCAGATCGCGCTGTGGTTGCCCAAGGCGATCGGCTGGTAA
- a CDS encoding sulfite exporter TauE/SafE family protein, whose product MEFFNQYSTAWLLGLAAALLATGLVAGVLAGLLGVGGGIVIVPVLYHLFTLLGVDESVRMHAAVGTSLATIIPTSIMSSRAHKKRGSLDMALIKRLMPSVVLGVIVGSVASRFLSGASLTAVFASAALVVALNMAFKRDGFALAGGLPGTAGTALLGSGIGGISTLMGIGGGTLSVPILNALRVPMHTAVGTGAMLGMVISFPGALAFILNGLDVPDRLPFSLGYVNLLGFALIVPATLATTGWGAKLAHAINAKRLRQVFAAFLALTAARMFYGLLT is encoded by the coding sequence ATGGAGTTCTTCAACCAATACAGCACCGCCTGGTTGCTGGGTCTGGCAGCGGCCCTGCTCGCCACCGGCCTGGTGGCGGGCGTGCTCGCCGGTCTGCTCGGCGTCGGTGGCGGCATCGTCATCGTGCCCGTGCTCTACCACCTGTTCACCTTGCTCGGCGTGGACGAGTCGGTGCGCATGCACGCGGCGGTGGGCACGTCGCTCGCCACCATCATTCCCACCTCCATCATGTCCAGCCGTGCGCACAAAAAACGCGGCAGCCTGGACATGGCCTTGATCAAGCGCCTCATGCCCTCGGTGGTCCTGGGCGTGATCGTCGGCTCGGTGGCCAGCCGGTTCCTGAGCGGCGCGTCGCTCACCGCGGTGTTCGCCTCGGCGGCGCTGGTGGTGGCCCTGAACATGGCTTTCAAGCGCGACGGCTTTGCGTTGGCCGGTGGCCTGCCCGGCACCGCCGGCACCGCGTTGCTGGGCAGCGGCATCGGCGGCATCTCCACGCTCATGGGCATTGGCGGCGGCACGCTCAGCGTGCCGATCCTCAACGCGCTGCGCGTGCCCATGCACACGGCGGTGGGCACCGGCGCCATGCTGGGCATGGTCATCAGTTTCCCCGGGGCGCTGGCCTTCATCCTCAACGGGCTGGACGTGCCCGACCGGCTGCCCTTCAGCCTGGGCTATGTGAACCTGCTGGGGTTTGCGCTCATCGTGCCGGCCACGCTGGCCACCACCGGCTGGGGTGCGAAACTCGCGCATGCCATCAACGCCAAACGGCTGCGTCAGGTGTTCGCGGCCTTCCTCGCGTTGACGGCTGCGCGCATGTTTTACGGCCTGCTGACCTGA